A window of the Actinobacillus genomosp. 1 genome harbors these coding sequences:
- the mutM gene encoding bifunctional DNA-formamidopyrimidine glycosylase/DNA-(apurinic or apyrimidinic site) lyase, whose protein sequence is MPELPEVETSLRGVEPYLQGKTIKQIAVRTDKLRWAISDELQHMQGAKIVSLSRRAKYLILHTTQGDILIHLGMSGSLGILQEHQQAAGKHDHVDLITQDGTVLRYNDPRKFGCWLWTENAEQHELITRLGPEPLSEAFTAEYLFARSRNKTVAVKNFIMNNDIVVGVGNIYACESLFTAGIHPELAAQNLTEKQCERLVKVIKEVLTKAIIQGGTTLRDFIQPDGKPGYFAQVLQVYGRKGEACNDCGTTIEAKVIGQRNSYFCPRCQKLPR, encoded by the coding sequence ATGCCTGAATTGCCGGAAGTTGAAACCAGCTTACGAGGTGTAGAGCCTTACCTACAAGGAAAAACAATTAAGCAAATTGCAGTACGCACTGATAAATTGCGTTGGGCGATTTCAGATGAATTACAACATATGCAAGGGGCAAAAATCGTTTCCTTATCTCGCCGAGCAAAATATTTAATTTTACATACTACACAAGGTGATATTTTAATTCACTTAGGTATGTCCGGATCGCTCGGTATTTTACAAGAACACCAACAAGCTGCCGGTAAACATGATCATGTTGATCTTATCACGCAAGACGGGACAGTTTTACGTTATAACGATCCGCGTAAATTCGGATGTTGGCTGTGGACTGAAAATGCCGAACAACACGAACTTATTACTCGCCTAGGGCCAGAGCCGTTATCGGAAGCTTTTACTGCTGAGTATTTATTTGCTCGAAGCCGTAACAAAACCGTGGCAGTCAAAAACTTTATTATGAATAACGATATTGTGGTGGGTGTCGGTAATATCTATGCTTGTGAGTCATTATTTACAGCAGGGATTCATCCGGAACTTGCTGCGCAAAATCTTACCGAGAAGCAATGCGAACGTTTAGTGAAAGTGATTAAAGAAGTACTGACCAAAGCGATTATTCAAGGCGGAACAACGCTTAGAGATTTTATTCAACCGGACGGTAAACCGGGTTATTTCGCACAAGTATTACAAGTTTACGGACGCAAAGGCGAGGCTTGTAATGATTGCGGTACGACGATTGAAGCGAAAGTTATCGGGCAACGTAATAGTTATTTCTGTCCTCGCTGCCAAAAGCTGCCCCGCTAG
- the corA gene encoding magnesium/cobalt transporter CorA — protein MIRAFALDNARLISVDETATDQLNDAIWIDLIDPSDDERSVLQRGLDQTLAEEHELEDLEASARFFEDEDGLHLHSFFYCLDDDDYADIATVAFTIRDGRLFTLRERDLPAFRLYRMRSRREKLIDSNAYELLLDLFETKIEQLADVIETIYADLETLSRVILNGKQESENFDDALSDLTELEDASSKVRLCLMDTQRALSFLLRKTRLPNNQLEQARDIMRDIESLQPHNESLFQKVNFLMQAAMGYINIEQNRIMKFFSIVSVMFLPATLVASTYGMNFEFMPELHFKYGYPMAIGLMLCAAATPYIYFKRKGWL, from the coding sequence ATGATCCGTGCATTTGCTTTAGATAACGCACGTCTTATCAGCGTTGATGAAACCGCAACCGATCAGTTAAACGATGCGATTTGGATTGATCTAATCGACCCGAGCGATGACGAACGTAGCGTATTACAACGCGGTTTAGACCAAACGCTTGCCGAAGAACACGAATTGGAAGACTTAGAGGCTTCCGCTCGCTTTTTCGAAGACGAAGACGGCTTACACCTTCACTCTTTTTTCTATTGTTTAGATGATGACGATTATGCCGATATTGCCACCGTTGCATTTACCATTCGTGACGGGCGTTTATTTACCTTGCGTGAACGCGATTTACCGGCGTTCCGTTTATATCGAATGCGCTCTCGCCGTGAAAAATTAATCGATAGTAATGCGTACGAATTGTTGCTCGACTTATTCGAAACCAAAATCGAACAACTTGCGGATGTGATCGAAACGATTTATGCGGATTTAGAAACCTTAAGCCGTGTGATCTTAAACGGTAAGCAAGAAAGTGAGAATTTTGACGATGCGCTTTCCGATTTAACCGAATTGGAAGACGCCAGTTCAAAAGTGCGTTTATGTCTGATGGATACGCAACGTGCGTTAAGTTTCTTATTGCGTAAAACCCGCTTGCCGAATAATCAGCTTGAACAGGCTCGCGATATTATGCGAGATATTGAATCGCTCCAGCCGCATAACGAATCGTTGTTCCAAAAAGTGAACTTCCTGATGCAAGCGGCAATGGGTTATATCAATATCGAGCAGAATAGAATTATGAAATTTTTCTCGATCGTATCGGTGATGTTCCTACCGGCAACGCTGGTCGCCTCCACTTACGGAATGAACTTTGAATTTATGCCGGAATTACACTTTAAATACGGCTATCCGATGGCTATCGGTTTAATGCTTTGTGCCGCCGCCACACCTTATATCTACTTTAAACGCAAAGGTTGGTTATAA
- the tatC gene encoding twin-arginine translocase subunit TatC encodes MSVEESQPLISHLVELRNRLLRSFICVLVVFCALVYWANDIYTLLATPLTENLPAGATMIATNVATPFFTPIKLTGVVAVFLSVPFILYQIWAFVAPALYKHEKRLIYPLLVSSTLLFYAGVAFAYYIVFPLVFGFLTSTAPEGVQMATDISSYLDFILTIFLAFGICFEVPVAIILLCWSGVTSADDLRAKRPYIIVAAFVIGMLLTPPDVFSQTLLAVPMCLLFEVGLFFSKFYKGRDEQPETIAN; translated from the coding sequence ATGTCAGTTGAAGAATCTCAACCTCTGATTAGCCATTTAGTTGAATTAAGAAACCGCTTGCTCCGTAGTTTTATTTGTGTGCTAGTGGTTTTTTGCGCTTTGGTTTATTGGGCAAATGATATTTATACTTTGCTTGCCACGCCGCTAACAGAGAATTTGCCCGCAGGGGCGACGATGATTGCAACCAATGTTGCAACACCTTTTTTTACACCGATTAAATTAACCGGTGTTGTGGCGGTATTCTTATCCGTCCCCTTTATTTTGTATCAAATCTGGGCATTTGTCGCACCGGCGTTATATAAACATGAAAAACGTTTGATTTACCCTTTATTAGTATCAAGTACGTTATTGTTTTATGCCGGGGTTGCTTTCGCGTACTATATCGTGTTCCCGCTTGTATTCGGTTTCTTAACCAGTACCGCACCGGAAGGCGTACAAATGGCTACCGACATTAGCAGCTATTTGGATTTTATCTTAACGATTTTCTTAGCTTTCGGTATTTGTTTTGAAGTACCTGTTGCGATTATTTTATTATGCTGGTCGGGTGTAACATCCGCTGATGATTTACGTGCGAAACGACCTTATATTATTGTCGCGGCGTTTGTTATCGGTATGTTATTAACGCCTCCGGACGTTTTTTCTCAAACATTATTAGCAGTACCGATGTGTTTGCTATTTGAAGTAGGGTTATTTTTCTCGAAGTTTTATAAAGGTCGAGACGAGCAACCGGAAACAATCGCCAATTAA
- the tatA gene encoding Sec-independent protein translocase subunit TatA, with product MGGISIWQLLIIVAIIVLLFGTKKLRTLGTDLGESVKGFKKAMADDKSQPQDASFEKVEAKEATSTEQKTKEKEQA from the coding sequence ATGGGTGGCATTAGCATTTGGCAATTACTGATTATCGTCGCAATTATCGTATTATTATTCGGTACAAAAAAATTACGTACTTTGGGTACGGATTTAGGTGAATCCGTAAAAGGTTTCAAAAAAGCGATGGCGGATGATAAATCTCAACCTCAAGATGCAAGTTTTGAAAAAGTAGAAGCGAAAGAAGCGACTTCTACCGAACAAAAAACGAAAGAAAAAGAGCAGGCGTAA
- the tatB gene encoding Sec-independent protein translocase protein TatB produces MFDIGFSELVLIFIVGLVVLGPQRLPIAIKTVMGWIRTIRGLAANVQNELAQELKLQELQESIKKAEKLNLTTLSPELSKTVEELKQSAQKMQSDLDSAKGEITKLTDEQVANIQNNIAQEEQNLATIQPDALQKTEESQPLADTVKSEDNSPLSPAEIAEQAELDESQFAAYYPPDDDLASPTPSQPQDKQNVS; encoded by the coding sequence GTGTTTGATATAGGTTTTTCTGAATTAGTACTCATTTTTATTGTGGGTTTGGTTGTATTGGGCCCGCAACGTTTGCCTATTGCCATCAAAACGGTAATGGGATGGATTCGTACAATTCGAGGATTAGCTGCAAACGTACAAAATGAACTTGCTCAAGAGCTGAAATTACAGGAACTTCAAGAAAGTATTAAGAAAGCGGAAAAACTTAACTTAACTACACTTTCGCCGGAATTAAGTAAAACCGTTGAAGAATTGAAACAGTCGGCTCAAAAAATGCAAAGTGATTTGGATTCCGCCAAAGGCGAGATTACCAAATTAACGGATGAGCAAGTGGCGAATATTCAGAATAATATTGCACAAGAAGAACAAAATCTGGCGACTATACAGCCGGATGCTTTGCAAAAAACGGAAGAAAGCCAACCGCTTGCCGATACTGTGAAATCTGAGGATAATTCTCCGCTTTCACCGGCGGAGATTGCCGAACAAGCCGAATTGGACGAATCTCAATTTGCAGCTTATTACCCGCCTGATGATGATTTAGCTTCTCCAACGCCTTCACAACCACAGGATAAACAGAATGTCAGTTGA
- the trmA gene encoding tRNA (uridine(54)-C5)-methyltransferase TrmA translates to MNLPIEQYADLLAEKAKNLTALLAPFNPPELEVFESETSHFRMRAEFRVWHDTNEVGENELYHIMFDQETKQRYRVDQFPIANHLINKMMSSLLAEIKGNELLTRKLFQVDYLSTLSGEIAVSLLYHKKLSEEWQTEAAALKVRLEHQGFKVQIIGRATKQKMALDRDYVEEVLPVDGRNLIYRQVENSFTQPNAKMNIKMLEWARSCTRHSSGDLLELYCGNGNFSIALAENFRKVLATEISKSSVQSAQYNIEQNGIDNLQIIRMSAEEFTQAMNGVREFNRLKGIDLKEYDCNTIFVDPPRAGLDQDTLNMVQAYERILYISCNPHTLAENLQQLSQTHRIERAALFDQFPYTHHVESGVWLIRK, encoded by the coding sequence ATGAATCTTCCTATTGAGCAATATGCCGATCTTCTTGCAGAAAAAGCGAAAAATTTAACCGCTTTACTTGCGCCTTTTAATCCGCCTGAGCTTGAAGTATTTGAGTCTGAAACCAGCCATTTCCGTATGCGTGCCGAATTTCGAGTATGGCATGATACTAACGAAGTCGGAGAAAACGAGCTGTATCACATTATGTTCGATCAGGAAACCAAGCAACGTTATCGTGTTGATCAATTCCCGATTGCTAATCATCTGATTAATAAGATGATGAGTAGTTTGCTTGCTGAAATTAAGGGCAATGAATTATTGACTCGTAAATTATTTCAAGTGGATTATCTCAGTACATTAAGCGGTGAAATTGCGGTATCGCTGCTTTATCACAAAAAGTTAAGCGAAGAATGGCAAACGGAAGCTGCAGCATTAAAAGTGCGTTTGGAACATCAAGGGTTTAAGGTACAAATTATCGGACGTGCGACTAAGCAGAAAATGGCGTTAGATCGTGATTATGTTGAAGAAGTATTGCCGGTGGACGGGCGTAATTTAATTTATCGCCAAGTGGAAAACAGCTTTACCCAGCCGAATGCGAAAATGAATATCAAGATGTTGGAATGGGCGAGAAGCTGTACTCGACACAGTAGCGGCGATTTATTAGAACTTTACTGCGGTAATGGGAATTTTTCGATTGCATTAGCGGAGAACTTCCGCAAAGTGTTGGCTACCGAGATTTCAAAATCTTCGGTGCAATCGGCGCAATATAATATTGAGCAGAACGGGATCGATAATTTGCAAATTATTCGAATGTCGGCGGAAGAATTTACTCAAGCGATGAACGGTGTACGCGAGTTTAATCGTTTAAAAGGCATCGATTTAAAGGAATATGATTGTAATACGATTTTTGTTGATCCGCCGCGAGCCGGTTTAGACCAAGATACTTTAAATATGGTACAGGCTTACGAGAGAATTTTATATATTTCGTGCAATCCGCATACGTTGGCGGAGAATTTACAACAATTATCTCAAACGCATCGTATTGAACGTGCGGCACTTTTTGATCAATTCCCTTATACGCATCACGTTGAAAGCGGTGTATGGCTGATTAGGAAATAA
- the ubiB gene encoding ubiquinone biosynthesis regulatory protein kinase UbiB, translated as MTFNNTRRFYKIVTTFLRYGIDEIIPDIPLTRYARLGRKALFWVRNQHKDQPFGVRLRLALQELGPVWIKLGQMLSTRRDLFEPELADQLALLQDSVEPFDGKLARQIIEQALGGSLETWFDEFDEQALASASIAQVHTAKFNQNQPLAGKDVVLKVIRPDIVPIIKADIALMYRLASWIPRLSNDAKRLRATEVVREYEKTLLDELDLTREMANAIRLRNNFENSEMLYVPEMYQDFCHKNVIVMERIYGIPVSDVETLKANGTDMKLLAERGVQVFFTQVFRDSFFHADMHAGNIFVNPNHPENPQYIGIDCGIVGTLNQNDKRYLAESFVAFFNRDYRRVALMHVESGWTPPDTDIDAFEQAFREVCEPIFAKPLSEISFGHVLLNLFNVAREFNMEVQPQLVLLQKTLLYIEGLGRQVYPQLDLWQTAKPFLQNWLNEQVGVKAILRDLKQRAPQFREHFAEFPEAVFNALQQQKQINFRLDELNKTLQAQGQQKSRNMQSIVSGLIILTVLWRFDSLPLWISCSLLITALFALLLKKKVIINFWFILVIY; from the coding sequence ATGACCTTTAACAATACTCGCCGCTTTTATAAAATTGTTACTACATTTCTGCGTTACGGCATTGATGAAATCATTCCGGATATTCCGCTTACTCGCTATGCTCGTTTAGGACGTAAAGCTCTGTTTTGGGTGAGAAATCAACACAAAGATCAGCCGTTCGGCGTGCGTTTACGTTTAGCTTTGCAAGAGTTAGGACCGGTGTGGATTAAACTCGGACAAATGCTTTCAACTCGCCGTGATTTATTTGAACCGGAATTAGCGGATCAGCTTGCTTTATTGCAGGATTCGGTTGAACCTTTTGACGGTAAATTAGCCCGTCAAATTATTGAACAAGCCTTAGGCGGAAGCCTTGAAACTTGGTTTGATGAATTTGATGAGCAAGCGCTTGCTTCCGCTTCGATCGCACAGGTTCACACGGCAAAATTTAATCAAAATCAACCGCTTGCCGGCAAAGATGTCGTGCTTAAAGTGATTCGTCCGGATATTGTACCGATTATCAAAGCGGATATTGCGTTGATGTACCGTCTGGCAAGTTGGATTCCTCGCCTTTCAAATGATGCGAAGCGTTTACGTGCAACCGAAGTGGTGCGTGAATACGAAAAAACGCTACTTGATGAGCTGGATTTGACCCGAGAAATGGCAAATGCGATTCGCTTGCGCAATAACTTTGAAAACAGCGAAATGTTATATGTGCCGGAAATGTATCAGGATTTTTGTCATAAAAACGTGATTGTGATGGAGCGTATTTATGGTATTCCGGTATCGGATGTCGAAACGCTCAAAGCCAACGGTACGGATATGAAATTATTGGCGGAACGTGGCGTACAAGTGTTCTTCACTCAAGTATTTCGTGACAGCTTTTTCCATGCCGATATGCACGCCGGTAATATTTTCGTTAATCCGAATCATCCGGAAAATCCGCAATATATCGGCATTGACTGCGGTATTGTCGGTACACTGAATCAAAATGATAAACGCTATTTAGCGGAAAGTTTTGTTGCCTTTTTTAATCGAGATTATCGCCGCGTGGCGTTAATGCACGTGGAGTCAGGCTGGACACCGCCAGATACCGATATTGATGCGTTTGAACAGGCGTTCCGTGAAGTATGCGAGCCGATTTTTGCTAAACCGCTATCGGAAATTTCCTTTGGACATGTGTTATTGAATTTGTTTAATGTGGCTCGTGAATTTAATATGGAAGTGCAGCCGCAATTAGTATTGTTACAGAAGACATTGCTTTATATTGAGGGTTTAGGCAGACAGGTTTATCCGCAGCTGGATTTATGGCAAACCGCAAAACCGTTTTTACAAAATTGGCTGAATGAACAAGTCGGTGTGAAAGCGATTTTACGTGATTTAAAACAACGCGCGCCGCAATTTAGAGAACATTTTGCCGAATTTCCGGAAGCGGTATTCAACGCTTTACAGCAACAGAAGCAGATTAATTTCCGTTTAGATGAGCTAAATAAAACCTTGCAAGCGCAAGGACAACAGAAATCCCGTAATATGCAAAGCATCGTTAGCGGATTAATTATTCTTACGGTACTTTGGCGATTTGACAGTTTACCGCTATGGATAAGTTGCAGTTTATTGATTACGGCATTGTTCGCTTTATTACTAAAAAAGAAAGTGATAATAAACTTTTGGTTTATATTGGTCATATACTAA
- the brnQ gene encoding branched-chain amino acid transport system II carrier protein, producing MTKNTFVVGFMLFAIFFGAGNLIFPPKLGFESGADFWTATIGFIITGVGLPLLGIIVSASYKGGYKEALHRIHPWFSVLFLVAIYLTIGPFFAIPRTAATAYEMAALPFLGEQTTVSLLIFTAVYFALTIWLSLNPSKMVERIGAILTPALLIAILALVISGIALLSDNPSSSNVMEAPMVNGILAGYNTMDALASVAFSVIVINAIKSKGLSETKALSKQTAMAGVIAAILLALIYLSIGWIGNKLPISAEVLADLAAKKQDLGTYILNTAATQAFGDLGRTLLGIIVSLACLTTAIGLVVSVSEYFHEIFPKISYKTYAIVCTLIGFGLANQGLSAVISKSIPVLLVLYPIAMSIIFLLLLNLFVKLPLLALRVSLILVTIVSILSVAGVSITENLPLKVYSMEWLPFAVGGLLIGAIFSRLVRSN from the coding sequence ATGACTAAAAATACTTTTGTGGTCGGCTTTATGCTGTTTGCCATTTTCTTTGGGGCGGGTAATTTAATTTTTCCGCCGAAATTAGGCTTTGAAAGCGGTGCGGATTTCTGGACTGCAACTATCGGCTTTATTATTACCGGGGTAGGTTTACCGTTACTCGGTATTATCGTCAGTGCCTCTTACAAAGGCGGTTATAAAGAAGCGTTACATCGTATTCACCCGTGGTTCTCCGTGCTATTTTTAGTTGCTATTTACTTAACTATCGGGCCTTTCTTTGCGATTCCTCGTACTGCGGCAACCGCTTATGAAATGGCTGCATTACCGTTTTTAGGTGAACAAACTACCGTTTCTTTACTGATTTTTACTGCGGTATATTTTGCTTTAACCATTTGGTTAAGTTTAAACCCGTCAAAAATGGTGGAACGAATCGGAGCGATTTTGACACCGGCACTATTAATCGCCATTCTTGCGTTGGTAATTAGCGGCATTGCACTGCTCTCCGATAATCCGTCAAGCAGTAATGTAATGGAAGCACCAATGGTAAACGGCATTCTTGCCGGTTACAATACAATGGATGCGTTAGCCTCTGTGGCGTTTTCGGTTATCGTGATTAATGCAATTAAAAGTAAAGGCTTATCCGAAACCAAAGCGTTAAGTAAACAAACGGCAATGGCAGGGGTAATTGCTGCGATTTTATTAGCGTTAATTTATTTATCTATCGGTTGGATTGGTAATAAATTACCGATTTCTGCGGAAGTATTGGCGGATTTGGCAGCTAAAAAACAAGACTTAGGTACTTATATTCTCAACACTGCCGCAACACAAGCCTTCGGGGATTTAGGTAGAACCTTGTTAGGTATCATCGTATCCCTTGCCTGTTTAACCACTGCAATCGGTCTTGTCGTATCGGTAAGTGAATATTTCCATGAAATTTTCCCGAAAATTTCTTATAAAACTTATGCGATTGTTTGTACGTTAATCGGTTTCGGTTTAGCGAATCAGGGGTTAAGTGCGGTTATCAGTAAATCTATTCCGGTATTACTTGTACTTTATCCGATTGCTATGTCGATTATTTTCTTACTGCTCTTGAATCTGTTTGTGAAACTCCCGTTATTAGCATTACGTGTTTCGCTGATTCTCGTAACAATCGTATCCATTCTTTCCGTAGCAGGCGTAAGTATTACCGAAAACTTACCGCTTAAAGTATATTCAATGGAATGGCTACCGTTTGCGGTAGGCGGATTACTGATTGGGGCAATCTTTAGCCGCTTAGTAAGATCAAATTAA
- a CDS encoding DUF4870 family protein: MNEPFFLQPSDDSQRKIMYISYGLFGLGIIFGGLPAIAGVILAYIKREDMQGTAYYDHMCFLIRTFWGTLAGFVLGMILSLIGIGIVLIWLISIWYVFRVIYGAVKLFDNKSVTPTGWFM; this comes from the coding sequence ATGAACGAACCCTTTTTTCTTCAGCCGTCTGACGATTCACAACGTAAGATAATGTATATCAGTTACGGGTTATTCGGATTAGGGATTATTTTCGGCGGCTTACCGGCAATTGCCGGTGTAATTCTGGCTTATATCAAACGTGAAGATATGCAAGGAACAGCATATTATGATCATATGTGTTTTTTAATTCGCACTTTCTGGGGAACATTAGCCGGTTTTGTTTTAGGTATGATTCTTTCGCTTATCGGAATCGGTATCGTGTTAATTTGGCTTATAAGTATTTGGTATGTTTTCCGAGTTATTTACGGGGCGGTTAAATTATTTGATAATAAATCGGTAACGCCAACCGGTTGGTTTATGTAG
- a CDS encoding ubiquinone biosynthesis accessory factor UbiJ — MLSQLKQQLMLPQFAFGAIETAFNALIQRSPHVLPALRKLAGKCLHIELTSPAVNFYLIFSETRAEWLSVYEGEADCHIQLSFETLPKLADKAKLTELINNKSLVLNGDIQVLQHFTALLDELEKDPAELLSPFVGDVLAQTSTDFAKKLFNKLKGQIEQNHQHLAENLMNERPVLVHRLQAVNFYDQVAELEQQAVEFERKFAKLENKL, encoded by the coding sequence ATGCTATCTCAACTTAAACAGCAACTTATGTTGCCGCAGTTTGCGTTCGGTGCGATAGAAACCGCTTTTAATGCGCTGATTCAACGTTCACCGCATGTATTGCCGGCATTACGTAAGTTAGCGGGCAAGTGTTTACATATTGAATTAACTTCACCGGCAGTTAATTTTTATCTGATCTTTAGCGAAACTCGCGCGGAATGGCTATCGGTTTACGAAGGCGAAGCAGATTGCCACATACAACTTTCGTTTGAAACCTTGCCGAAACTTGCCGATAAAGCGAAATTAACCGAACTGATTAATAACAAATCATTGGTGCTGAACGGCGATATTCAGGTGTTACAACATTTCACCGCATTGTTAGATGAATTGGAAAAAGATCCTGCCGAATTGTTATCGCCTTTTGTCGGCGATGTTTTGGCTCAGACCTCAACTGATTTCGCTAAAAAATTATTTAACAAACTCAAAGGGCAAATTGAGCAGAATCATCAGCATCTCGCAGAGAATTTAATGAACGAACGTCCGGTATTGGTACATCGCTTACAAGCGGTTAATTTTTATGATCAAGTGGCAGAACTTGAACAACAAGCGGTCGAATTTGAACGAAAATTTGCAAAACTTGAGAATAAATTATGA
- the hemB gene encoding porphobilinogen synthase, translated as MTQYLNTSFPTRRMRRLRKHDFSRRLVAESQLTACDLIYPVFVIEGENQRVKVPSMLGVERLTIDQLLIEAGELVKYGVPLIALFPVVGESKKSLMAEEAYNPEGLAQRAVRALKAAYPELGVMTDVALDPFTTHGQDGIIDAEGYVLNDITTEVLVKQAVSHAEAGADIVAPSDMMDGRIGKIREALEAKGLINTQIMAYSAKYASNYYGPFRDAVGSAGNLKGGNKFTYQVDPANANEGLHEVAMDIQEGADMVMVKPGMPYLDMVWRVKETFGVPTFAYQVSGEYAMHMAAIQNGWLKERECVMEGLLCFKRAGADGILTYFAKTVAKWLYEDNRK; from the coding sequence ATGACTCAATATCTTAACACTTCATTTCCCACTCGTCGTATGCGTCGTTTACGTAAACATGATTTCAGCCGTCGTTTAGTGGCGGAAAGTCAATTGACTGCCTGCGATTTAATTTATCCGGTATTTGTGATTGAAGGCGAAAATCAGCGAGTAAAAGTACCGTCTATGCTGGGCGTAGAGCGTTTAACTATTGATCAGTTATTAATTGAAGCGGGTGAATTGGTTAAATATGGTGTGCCACTCATTGCACTTTTCCCAGTTGTCGGTGAATCTAAAAAATCGCTAATGGCGGAAGAAGCCTATAATCCGGAAGGTTTGGCACAGCGTGCAGTACGTGCATTAAAAGCGGCATATCCGGAATTAGGTGTGATGACCGATGTGGCGTTAGATCCTTTCACAACTCATGGGCAGGACGGTATTATTGATGCGGAAGGCTATGTGCTAAATGACATCACTACCGAAGTATTGGTAAAACAAGCGGTATCCCATGCGGAAGCCGGAGCGGATATCGTTGCGCCAAGCGATATGATGGACGGTCGTATCGGTAAAATTCGTGAAGCACTTGAAGCAAAAGGCTTAATCAATACGCAAATTATGGCGTATTCGGCTAAATATGCGTCAAATTATTACGGGCCGTTCCGTGATGCGGTCGGTTCTGCAGGTAACTTAAAAGGCGGTAATAAATTTACTTATCAAGTTGATCCGGCGAATGCGAACGAAGGTTTACACGAAGTGGCAATGGATATTCAAGAAGGGGCGGATATGGTAATGGTAAAACCGGGTATGCCTTATTTGGATATGGTATGGCGTGTAAAAGAAACTTTCGGCGTACCGACGTTTGCTTATCAAGTATCCGGTGAATACGCAATGCATATGGCGGCGATTCAAAACGGCTGGTTAAAAGAACGTGAATGCGTCATGGAAGGTTTACTTTGCTTCAAACGCGCGGGAGCGGACGGTATTTTAACGTATTTCGCCAAAACGGTAGCGAAGTGGCTATACGAAGATAATCGTAAGTAA
- the ubiE gene encoding bifunctional demethylmenaquinone methyltransferase/2-methoxy-6-polyprenyl-1,4-benzoquinol methylase UbiE, which translates to MTDLQHTTETAENETTHFGFKTVAKEEKQQLVANVFHSVAGKYDLMNDLLSFGIHRVWKRFTIDCSGVRKGQKVLDLAGGTGDFTAKFSRIVGETGEVVLADINSSMLEVGREKLRNLGVVGNVSYVQANAECLPFADNTFDCVVISFGLRNVTDKDKALRSMFRVLKPGGRLLVLEFSKPIIDPISQLYNFYSFNILPKVGEVVVNDADSYRYLAESIRMHPKQDELKAMMENAGFESVNYYNLSAGIVALHRGYKF; encoded by the coding sequence ATGACTGATTTACAACACACGACAGAAACAGCTGAAAACGAAACAACCCATTTCGGTTTTAAAACCGTTGCCAAAGAAGAAAAACAACAACTGGTTGCTAATGTATTTCACAGCGTTGCCGGCAAATACGACTTAATGAATGATTTGCTTTCGTTTGGTATTCATCGTGTTTGGAAGCGTTTTACCATTGACTGCAGCGGTGTGCGTAAAGGGCAAAAAGTGTTGGATCTTGCCGGCGGGACCGGTGACTTTACCGCAAAATTTTCGCGTATTGTCGGCGAAACTGGTGAAGTGGTATTAGCTGATATTAATAGCTCGATGTTGGAAGTCGGTCGTGAAAAATTGCGTAATTTAGGTGTAGTCGGCAATGTCAGTTATGTACAAGCAAATGCGGAATGTCTGCCGTTTGCGGATAATACCTTTGATTGCGTGGTGATTAGTTTCGGTTTGCGTAATGTGACGGACAAAGACAAAGCGTTACGTTCGATGTTTCGTGTGTTGAAGCCGGGTGGTCGTTTATTGGTGTTGGAGTTCTCAAAACCGATTATTGATCCGATTAGCCAGTTATATAATTTTTATTCTTTTAATATTTTGCCGAAAGTGGGTGAAGTGGTGGTAAATGATGCAGATAGCTATCGCTATCTTGCCGAATCAATTCGTATGCATCCGAAACAAGACGAATTAAAAGCGATGATGGAAAATGCCGGTTTTGAAAGCGTGAATTATTACAACTTAAGTGCCGGTATTGTAGCGTTACATCGAGGATATAAGTTTTAA